One Ricinus communis isolate WT05 ecotype wild-type chromosome 7, ASM1957865v1, whole genome shotgun sequence genomic region harbors:
- the LOC8287581 gene encoding transcription factor MYB4, with the protein MVRTPCCDKSGLKKGTWTPEEDRKLMAYVTRYGCWNWRQLPKFAGLSRCGKSCRLRWLNYLRPNIKRGNYTKEEEDTILKLHASLGNRWSAIAAHLPGRTDNEIKNHWHTNLKKRIQKGSVSYEAIKAKSSTDLSRHKTSQIVDTKPITDPIYINPATPQTSESSTLSPKQSSSSDNSSIATDNIAVMSSSDSNSDDFSFLEAYEAPVGNFWTEPFLADNYYMPSDQFSLMPLLDDPLPLFLDGEILYPYGLNEQSNMEDGTSNLYKAYC; encoded by the exons atggtGAGGACTCCTTGCTGTGATAAATCTGGATTAAAGAAAGGTACATGGACTCCTGAGGAAGACAGAAAGCTAATGGCTTATGTTACTAGATATGGCTGCTGGAATTGGCGCCAACTCCCTAAATTTGCAG GTCTATCAAGGTGCGGGAAGAGTTGCAGATTGCGATGGTTGAATTATCTGAGACCGAACATTAAGAGAGGGAATTATactaaagaagaagaggacACCATCCTGAAGTTACATGCATCGCTAGGGAACAG ATGGTCTGCCATTGCTGCCCATTTACCAGGAAGGACTGACAATGAAATAAAGAACCATTGGCATACCAATCTCAAGAAACGCATACAAAAGGGTTCAGTTTCATATGAAGCAATCAAAGCAAAGTCTTCAACTGATCTGTCTCGACATAAAACCAGCCAAATTGTAGACACTAAACCAATAACTGACCCCATTTATATTAATCCTGCAACTCCTCAAACTTCTGAGAGCTCCACATTGTCTCCGAAACAATCCTCCTCTAGCGATAACTCATCCATTGCAACAGATAACATTGCCGTAATGAGCAGCAGCGACTCAAACTCtgatgatttttctttcttggagGCATATGAGGCACCTGTTGGAAATTTTTGGACAGAACCTTTCTTGGCTGACAATTATTACATGCCTAGTGATCAGTTCTCCTTGATGCCTTTGTTAGACGATCCTCTTCCTCTATTTCTTGATGGAGAAATTCTATACCCTTATGGTCTCAATGAGCAGAGCAATATGGAGGATGGAACAAGTAACCTATATAAAGCATATTGTTAA